A single window of Armatimonadota bacterium DNA harbors:
- a CDS encoding 50S ribosomal protein L28: MARVCDICGKGNQFGQNIRHRHSGAWKFRAPRTKRTWLPNLQSARVLLANGAAKRLKVCTSCLKKGKIVRAI; this comes from the coding sequence ATGGCACGAGTTTGCGACATTTGCGGCAAAGGCAACCAATTTGGACAGAACATAAGACACCGACACTCGGGAGCATGGAAGTTTCGAGCGCCGCGCACCAAGCGCACATGGCTGCCGAACCTTCAAAGCGCCCGAGTTTTGCTGGCGAACGGCGCGGCCAAAAGACTCAAAGTCTGCACCTCTTGTCTGAAAAAGGGCAAGATCGTTCGCGCCATTTAG
- the murB gene encoding UDP-N-acetylmuramate dehydrogenase, with translation MTPQPYDRLVERIRSPHRLLRDEPMSKHSALRVGGPADLFYQATDLDEFAELTATAQQLNIPIFVIGHGSNILVSDKGVRALVIYNGCEKIVPGEESYAETGAPFKEVFLKNAQAGLSGLEFAVGIPGTLGGALVSNAGAYRKNIADLLIDLQVVYQGERLTVSPDWMQFSYRDSRLRQNPALPIALLAVRMKLAPRDTRKIFAEAREYQRRRILSQPPGPSVGSFFKNVYDNALAEKIVELPEGHKAAGVVPAGYLIQACGLKGLRLGGAGFSGKHANFILNFGGATASEIKKLASMAKKAVYDKFGAMLEEEALYVGEEDEQP, from the coding sequence ATGACTCCACAACCGTACGACCGACTGGTCGAACGGATTCGGTCTCCCCATAGGCTGCTGCGCGACGAGCCTATGTCGAAACACAGCGCATTGAGGGTCGGCGGCCCCGCCGACCTTTTTTATCAGGCAACCGACCTGGATGAGTTTGCCGAACTAACGGCCACTGCGCAACAACTGAACATCCCGATCTTCGTCATCGGGCACGGAAGCAACATCCTGGTCAGCGACAAAGGAGTGCGAGCGCTGGTCATCTATAACGGCTGCGAGAAGATTGTGCCGGGAGAGGAGTCTTACGCCGAAACAGGGGCGCCGTTCAAGGAAGTGTTCCTCAAGAACGCGCAAGCAGGATTGAGCGGACTGGAGTTTGCAGTGGGCATCCCCGGCACCCTGGGCGGAGCGCTCGTCAGCAATGCCGGCGCTTATCGCAAAAATATCGCCGATCTGCTGATCGACTTGCAAGTAGTCTATCAAGGAGAACGGCTGACCGTCTCGCCCGACTGGATGCAGTTCTCTTACCGAGACAGTCGGCTGAGACAGAATCCGGCTCTGCCCATCGCGCTCTTAGCGGTCAGGATGAAGCTGGCGCCAAGGGATACGCGCAAGATTTTTGCCGAAGCCCGAGAGTACCAACGGCGCAGAATCCTCAGCCAGCCGCCCGGCCCGAGCGTCGGAAGTTTCTTCAAGAACGTCTACGACAACGCGCTGGCCGAGAAGATTGTCGAACTGCCCGAGGGCCATAAAGCCGCAGGCGTAGTGCCCGCAGGCTACTTGATCCAAGCGTGCGGATTGAAAGGCCTGCGATTGGGGGGAGCGGGCTTTAGCGGAAAGCACGCCAACTTCATCCTCAACTTTGGCGGCGCGACAGCCAGCGAGATCAAGAAACTGGCTTCGATGGCCAAGAAGGCCGTTTATGACAAGTTTGGGGCAATGCTGGAAGAAGAAGCCCTCTACGTGGGCGAAGAAGACGAACAGCCATAA
- a CDS encoding HAD family hydrolase yields the protein MPSEPRSYLIDMDGVLVHGRTPIPGAKEFLAKLKAGGHRFLVLTNNPRYTPGDLSYRLGAGGLDVPASQIFTSAMAMALFLKSQRPSGTVFAIGDSGLTSALHEAGYILTDHHPDYVALGETDSFDMALITKAIRLVKAGSRFVATNPDPSGPAEAGIVPACGAVAAMIQTASGVAPFFVGKPNPLMMRMALNYIGAHSENTTMIGDRMDTDIIAGVETGLETVLALTGIATREDALRYPFLPTRIIESIAELDP from the coding sequence ATGCCATCCGAACCCCGAAGCTACCTGATCGATATGGACGGCGTGTTGGTTCATGGCCGTACCCCGATTCCGGGCGCGAAGGAGTTCTTAGCTAAGCTCAAGGCGGGAGGCCATCGATTTCTTGTCCTGACCAACAATCCGCGCTACACGCCTGGAGACCTTTCCTATCGCCTCGGCGCTGGCGGATTGGACGTGCCGGCCAGTCAGATTTTCACCTCGGCTATGGCGATGGCGCTCTTTCTCAAAAGCCAGCGGCCGAGCGGCACCGTGTTTGCGATCGGCGACAGCGGCCTGACTTCGGCGCTGCACGAGGCCGGTTACATCCTGACCGATCACCATCCCGACTACGTAGCGCTGGGCGAGACCGATTCGTTCGACATGGCGCTCATCACCAAGGCCATTCGCTTGGTCAAGGCTGGCTCGCGCTTTGTGGCGACCAATCCCGATCCTTCTGGGCCGGCGGAGGCGGGCATTGTGCCGGCCTGCGGCGCGGTCGCGGCCATGATTCAAACGGCCTCGGGCGTCGCGCCGTTCTTTGTGGGCAAGCCAAACCCTTTGATGATGCGGATGGCGCTGAACTATATCGGCGCGCACAGCGAGAACACCACCATGATCGGCGACCGGATGGACACGGACATTATCGCCGGAGTTGAGACGGGCTTAGAGACGGTGCTGGCGCTGACGGGCATCGCCACTCGAGAGGACGCGCTCCGCTACCCCTTCCTGCCGACCCGCATCATAGAGTCGATCGCCGAGTTAGACCCGTAG